From the Amblyraja radiata isolate CabotCenter1 chromosome 26, sAmbRad1.1.pri, whole genome shotgun sequence genome, one window contains:
- the LOC116987786 gene encoding E3 ubiquitin ligase Rnf157-like, whose translation MSMASSQFSMDTMSSLSGSSLPQGPASPEEGLTEASAEEEGNERETPPVQEMPAVGTEHRDSEGNAVAEERAGVAEHESGDHGWWDRTADFPVSDNNNQLEGLDNDPCTEVTAPGTAGGEDGRGLWTPTPGGTEPREDSPSQYTPLTL comes from the exons ATGTCCATGGCCTCCTCACAGTTCAGCATGGACACCATGTCCTCCTTGTCCggctcgtcgctgccgcagggacCAGCGAGCCCCGAGGAGGGACTGACGGAGGCTTCGGCTGAGGAGGAAGGGAACGAACGGGAG ACCCCGCCAGTGCAGGAGATGCCAGCTGTGGGCACCGAGCACAGAGACTCTgag GGGAACGCCGTTGCCGAGGAGCGAGCAGGAGTCGCCGAGCACGAGTCCGGTGACCACG GGTGGTGGGACCGGACCGCTGACTTCCCCGTGAGTGACAACAACAACCAGCTGGAGGGTCTGGACAACGACCCCTGCACAGAGGTCACCGCGCCAG gaACGGCGGGCGGTGAGGACGGACGGGGCCTGTGGACCCCCACCCCCGGGGGCACTGAGCCCCGTGAAGACTCCCCCTCTCAATACACCCCCCTGACCCTGTGA